The Burkholderia lata genome contains a region encoding:
- a CDS encoding sugar kinase translates to MTAAFPEILALGEAMIEFNQSQPGRPEFLQGFGGDTSNFCIAAARQGASTGFVSAIGDDPFGRLLADMWRAEQVDTTYVRVDRSAPTGVYFVTHGADGHQFDYLRAGSAASRYAVGDLPLDALAAAKAVHLSGISLAISTAACDAAFAGIDHARRNGAKVSFDTNLRLKLWPLPRARAVMREALRQTDICLPSWDDVTALTGANDRDAIVDAMLEHGPQVVALKLGKEGAYVATPNERRVVPGFAVEAVDATGAGDCFGGAFVARIVAGDDPFAAARYANAAAALSTTGYGAVAPIPHRDAVERLMQG, encoded by the coding sequence ATGACCGCGGCATTTCCGGAGATCCTCGCGCTCGGCGAGGCGATGATCGAATTCAACCAGTCGCAGCCGGGCCGGCCTGAATTCCTGCAGGGCTTCGGCGGCGACACGTCGAACTTCTGCATCGCCGCGGCGCGCCAGGGCGCGTCGACGGGCTTCGTGTCGGCGATCGGCGACGATCCGTTCGGCCGCCTGCTGGCCGACATGTGGCGCGCGGAGCAGGTCGACACGACATACGTGCGGGTCGACCGCAGCGCGCCGACCGGCGTGTATTTCGTCACGCACGGCGCCGACGGTCACCAGTTCGACTACCTGCGTGCGGGCTCGGCGGCGAGCCGCTATGCGGTGGGCGACCTGCCGCTCGACGCGCTGGCCGCCGCGAAGGCCGTGCACCTGTCGGGCATCAGCCTCGCGATCAGCACGGCTGCGTGCGATGCCGCGTTCGCGGGGATCGACCATGCGCGCCGCAACGGTGCGAAGGTCAGCTTCGACACGAACCTGCGCCTGAAGCTGTGGCCGCTGCCGCGCGCCCGCGCGGTGATGCGCGAAGCACTGCGCCAGACGGACATCTGCCTGCCCAGCTGGGATGACGTGACGGCACTCACGGGCGCGAACGATCGCGACGCGATCGTCGACGCGATGCTCGAACACGGGCCGCAGGTCGTCGCGCTGAAGCTCGGCAAGGAAGGTGCTTACGTGGCAACGCCGAACGAGCGGCGCGTCGTGCCGGGCTTCGCGGTCGAGGCTGTCGATGCGACGGGCGCGGGCGACTGCTTCGGCGGAGCCTTCGTCGCGCGGATCGTCGCGGGCGACGATCCGTTCGCGGCAGCGCGCTATGCGAACGCCGCGGCGGCCCTGTCGACGACGGGCTACGGCGCGGTCGCGCCGATTCCGCACCGCGATGCGGTGGAGCGCCTGATGCAAGGCTGA
- the rimO gene encoding 30S ribosomal protein S12 methylthiotransferase RimO, producing MSQSPKVGFVSLGCPKALVDSEQIITQLRAEGYEISGTYDGADLVVVNTCGFIDEAVQESLDAIGEALTENGKVIVTGCLGAKSSASGSNLIEEVHPKVLAVTGPHAVGEVMQAVHSHLPKPHDPFTDLVPAAGIKLTPRHYAYLKISEGCNHRCTFCIIPSMRGDLVSRPVAEVMLEAENLFKSGVKELLVISQDTSAYGVDVKYRTGFWNGKPIKTRMTDLVAALGELAAQYGAWVRLHYVYPYPSVDEVIPLMAEGPFKGHVLPYLDVPFQHAHPEVLKRMKRPANAEKVLERVQKWREICPDLTIRSTFIAGFPGETEEQFETLLDFIREAELDRVGCFAYSPVEGATANELDGALPDDVREERRARFMEVAEEVSANRIQRKVGKTLKVLIDEVSAEGGIGRTAADAPEIDGVVYVEPAAKASKRYKVGDFVSVKITGADGHDLWGEV from the coding sequence ATGTCCCAATCCCCTAAAGTAGGGTTCGTATCCCTCGGGTGCCCGAAGGCGCTCGTCGACTCCGAACAGATCATCACGCAACTGCGCGCCGAAGGTTATGAAATCTCCGGCACCTACGACGGTGCCGACCTCGTCGTCGTGAACACCTGCGGTTTCATCGACGAAGCCGTGCAGGAAAGCCTCGACGCGATCGGCGAAGCGCTGACCGAGAACGGCAAGGTGATCGTCACCGGCTGTCTCGGCGCCAAGTCGAGCGCCAGCGGCTCGAACCTGATCGAGGAAGTCCACCCGAAGGTGCTCGCCGTCACCGGTCCGCACGCGGTGGGCGAAGTGATGCAGGCCGTGCATTCGCACCTGCCGAAGCCGCACGATCCGTTCACCGATCTCGTGCCTGCCGCCGGCATCAAGCTCACGCCGCGCCACTACGCATACCTGAAGATTTCCGAAGGCTGCAACCACCGCTGCACGTTCTGCATCATCCCGTCGATGCGCGGCGACCTCGTGTCGCGTCCGGTCGCCGAAGTGATGCTGGAAGCGGAGAACCTGTTCAAGTCGGGCGTGAAGGAACTGCTCGTGATCTCGCAGGACACGAGCGCATACGGCGTCGACGTGAAGTACCGCACGGGCTTCTGGAACGGCAAGCCGATCAAGACGCGCATGACCGACCTGGTCGCCGCGCTCGGCGAACTCGCCGCGCAGTACGGCGCATGGGTGCGCCTGCACTACGTGTACCCGTATCCCAGCGTCGACGAAGTGATTCCGCTGATGGCCGAAGGCCCGTTCAAGGGCCACGTGCTGCCGTACCTCGACGTGCCGTTCCAGCACGCGCACCCGGAAGTGCTGAAGCGCATGAAGCGTCCGGCGAATGCCGAGAAGGTGCTCGAGCGCGTGCAGAAGTGGCGCGAGATCTGCCCGGACCTGACGATCCGCAGCACGTTCATCGCGGGCTTCCCCGGCGAGACGGAAGAGCAGTTCGAAACGCTGCTCGACTTCATCCGCGAAGCGGAACTCGATCGCGTCGGCTGCTTCGCGTATTCGCCGGTCGAAGGCGCCACCGCGAACGAACTCGACGGCGCGCTGCCGGATGACGTTCGCGAGGAACGCCGCGCACGCTTCATGGAAGTCGCCGAGGAAGTGTCGGCGAACCGCATCCAGCGCAAGGTCGGCAAGACCCTCAAGGTGCTGATCGACGAAGTCAGCGCGGAAGGCGGGATCGGCCGTACGGCGGCCGATGCGCCGGAGATCGACGGCGTCGTCTATGTCGAGCCGGCGGCGAAGGCATCGAAGCGCTACAAGGTCGGCGATTTCGTGTCCGTGAAGATCACGGGCGCCGACGGCCACGATCTGTGGGGCGAGGTGTAA
- a CDS encoding dihydrofolate reductase family protein encodes MRPQVSVFLALSLDGFIAGESGDLSWLEAFSSDPPDETGYTSLMNDIDVIVMGRNTYDTVIAFDPWPYAGKRMVVMTHRKLASRHGEEPFDGALTTLLGRLAEDGHRHVYLDGGMTAREGIAAGVVDSITLNWVPILLGKGIPLFSNGLPQTLLRLDDTKRLPSGLMQARYVPASLD; translated from the coding sequence ATGCGCCCTCAAGTCAGCGTATTTCTCGCTCTCAGTCTCGATGGATTCATCGCCGGTGAAAGCGGCGATTTGTCATGGCTGGAGGCATTTTCGTCGGATCCGCCGGATGAAACCGGCTATACGTCGCTGATGAACGACATCGACGTGATCGTGATGGGGCGCAACACATACGATACGGTGATTGCGTTCGACCCGTGGCCCTATGCCGGCAAACGGATGGTGGTCATGACTCATCGGAAACTGGCTTCGCGCCATGGCGAAGAACCGTTCGACGGGGCGCTCACGACACTGCTTGGCCGGCTGGCAGAGGACGGCCATCGTCACGTCTACCTGGACGGTGGCATGACGGCGCGAGAAGGTATCGCGGCCGGCGTCGTCGACAGCATCACGCTCAACTGGGTGCCGATCCTGCTCGGGAAGGGGATTCCGTTGTTCAGCAATGGCCTGCCGCAAACGCTGCTGCGGCTCGATGATACGAAGCGATTGCCCAGCGGGTTGATGCAGGCCCGGTATGTGCCGGCCAGCCTGGATTGA
- a CDS encoding NAD(P)/FAD-dependent oxidoreductase — translation MSLMGNNSLRVVVVGGGIVGASTAWHLACSGAQVTLLEQQATAAGGATHWSFGWVGTGSALPSEDQSRFSRTLGALPEFARLERELGPLPVTTRGALVWLDTDAQTAALIDEQRAAGVQMEALGRREVARMEPRLARLPELIAWAPDDFVVEPIDLTHQLLAGAQAAGAEIRCGCAVEAVETRNGHAVGVRTAHGHVPADVVVLANAASTVAIAADLGVSLSVREKPAVLMRFAVEPGLISHLLYGRDLEVRIGPSGSLLSAADPPEEGDSGLAALAVRTASDISALFAEPPTLTLLSAKSALRPMTNDAVPINGFLPGVAGVYAVVAHPGVILAPQLGRLAANAIMAA, via the coding sequence ATGTCACTCATGGGAAACAACTCGCTGCGTGTCGTCGTGGTCGGCGGTGGCATCGTCGGTGCATCCACCGCATGGCATCTTGCGTGCTCGGGCGCACAGGTCACGCTGCTGGAACAGCAGGCGACGGCCGCAGGCGGTGCGACTCACTGGTCGTTCGGCTGGGTGGGTACCGGCAGTGCGCTTCCTTCTGAAGACCAGTCCAGGTTCTCTCGCACGCTCGGAGCGCTCCCGGAGTTCGCCCGGCTGGAGCGTGAACTCGGTCCGTTGCCGGTGACGACGCGCGGAGCACTTGTCTGGCTGGACACGGACGCGCAGACCGCTGCCCTGATCGACGAGCAGCGTGCGGCGGGCGTGCAAATGGAAGCGTTGGGGCGTCGAGAGGTGGCCCGGATGGAGCCGCGTCTTGCCCGGCTTCCCGAGTTGATCGCGTGGGCACCGGACGACTTCGTGGTCGAGCCGATCGACCTGACGCATCAGTTGCTGGCCGGTGCACAAGCGGCCGGCGCGGAGATCCGGTGCGGTTGCGCGGTCGAAGCGGTCGAAACGCGCAATGGGCACGCTGTCGGCGTCCGTACCGCGCACGGGCATGTACCGGCGGATGTCGTCGTCCTGGCGAACGCTGCTTCTACGGTTGCCATCGCCGCGGACCTCGGTGTGTCGTTGTCTGTTCGCGAGAAGCCGGCCGTGTTGATGCGGTTCGCTGTCGAGCCGGGTCTCATCAGCCATTTGCTCTATGGGCGGGATCTCGAAGTGCGGATTGGCCCATCGGGTAGCCTGCTGTCAGCCGCGGATCCTCCGGAAGAGGGCGACAGCGGGCTTGCAGCGCTTGCAGTGCGTACGGCCTCGGACATTTCGGCGCTGTTTGCCGAGCCGCCGACCCTCACGCTGCTCTCCGCGAAATCGGCGCTTCGGCCGATGACGAACGACGCGGTGCCGATCAACGGATTTTTGCCGGGCGTTGCAGGGGTTTATGCCGTTGTCGCGCACCCCGGCGTGATCCTGGCGCCCCAGCTTGGGCGATTGGCAGCGAACGCGATCATGGCTGCGTAA
- a CDS encoding lysozyme inhibitor LprI family protein codes for MTVGTECACRVRACMIVVQSIEIQSPVQKHRGVLRPMVRVCAGTRTMSGAARCGVEAAIGEMRYRRPGTTGRNRRCCIEAVRPRKNRLRESMRGIRMASAGRLAGFASMFMMGVGVAVPAFAIDCAKAVQPIEKRICASPVLRAADTRMNSAYTGALKAAPDTAIRDMLVRSQRRWIDARNKRLDADYEGRPLAVDEVRKAIDRRTAVLADQSNKGLIARAQAERQWLAKYTGGPLTGFDANCDFIPDDATGAHVSYACFGAVHVQHRARVCSQSEDWATGAVYQYRSVSTADGGKVRPVAFCEAQAHGSACDNGGAQSAWMRAGASGADNRASAPVAGLPQLDAEMWPIGDGDDAVWFDRCLKASVFPDMR; via the coding sequence ATGACCGTCGGCACCGAATGCGCGTGCCGGGTTCGGGCGTGCATGATCGTCGTCCAGTCGATCGAGATCCAGTCACCAGTACAGAAACACCGGGGCGTGCTGCGCCCGATGGTGCGCGTTTGTGCAGGCACGCGTACCATGAGCGGCGCTGCGCGATGTGGCGTGGAAGCTGCCATCGGCGAAATGCGATACCGGCGCCCGGGCACGACAGGCCGCAATCGGCGATGCTGCATCGAGGCAGTGCGACCAAGAAAAAACCGACTGAGAGAAAGCATGCGTGGGATTCGAATGGCATCGGCCGGGCGGCTGGCTGGTTTTGCTTCGATGTTCATGATGGGTGTTGGCGTGGCGGTGCCTGCCTTTGCGATCGATTGCGCGAAAGCCGTGCAGCCGATCGAGAAGCGCATCTGCGCGAGCCCGGTGCTGCGTGCAGCCGACACGCGGATGAATTCGGCGTACACAGGCGCACTGAAGGCCGCGCCGGACACGGCTATCCGCGACATGCTGGTGCGCAGCCAGCGCCGCTGGATCGACGCGCGCAACAAGCGTCTCGACGCCGATTACGAAGGCCGTCCGCTCGCCGTCGACGAAGTGCGCAAGGCAATCGATCGGCGCACCGCCGTGCTGGCCGATCAATCGAACAAGGGGTTGATCGCGCGTGCGCAGGCCGAGCGCCAATGGCTCGCGAAATACACGGGCGGCCCGCTCACCGGTTTCGATGCAAACTGCGACTTCATTCCCGACGATGCGACCGGCGCGCACGTTTCCTATGCATGTTTCGGCGCGGTCCATGTGCAGCATCGCGCGCGGGTCTGCAGCCAGAGCGAGGACTGGGCGACCGGTGCGGTTTATCAGTACCGGTCGGTGAGCACGGCCGACGGCGGGAAGGTGCGACCCGTGGCATTCTGCGAGGCGCAGGCGCATGGGAGTGCGTGCGACAACGGTGGAGCGCAATCGGCGTGGATGCGTGCAGGGGCGTCTGGTGCCGATAACCGCGCGTCAGCGCCGGTTGCCGGGTTGCCGCAGCTCGATGCGGAAATGTGGCCGATCGGCGATGGCGACGATGCTGTGTGGTTCGATCGGTGCCTGAAGGCATCGGTGTTTCCGGACATGCGGTGA
- the phaR gene encoding polyhydroxyalkanoate synthesis repressor PhaR: MTTTKKTAERLIKKYPNRRLYDTETSTYITLTDVKQLVLEQEDFKVVDAKSSEDLTRSILLQIILEEESGGVPMFSSSMLSQIIRFYGHAMQGMMGTYLEKNIQAFIDIQNKLADQSKNLYEGNAMNPEVWSQFMNMQAPMMQGMMTSYIEQSKNMFVQMQEQMQNQAKSMFSTFPFKQPGASEPEKK, translated from the coding sequence ATGACTACTACAAAGAAGACGGCCGAACGGCTCATCAAGAAGTACCCGAACCGTCGGCTCTACGATACCGAGACAAGCACGTACATTACGCTGACCGACGTGAAGCAGCTCGTGCTGGAGCAGGAGGACTTCAAGGTCGTCGATGCGAAATCCAGCGAAGACCTGACGCGCAGCATCCTCCTGCAGATCATCCTCGAAGAGGAAAGCGGCGGCGTGCCGATGTTCTCGTCGTCGATGCTGTCGCAGATCATCCGTTTCTACGGGCATGCGATGCAGGGCATGATGGGCACGTACCTGGAAAAGAACATCCAGGCGTTCATCGACATCCAGAACAAGCTCGCGGATCAGTCGAAGAACCTGTACGAAGGCAATGCGATGAATCCGGAAGTCTGGTCGCAGTTCATGAACATGCAGGCGCCGATGATGCAAGGGATGATGACCAGCTACATCGAGCAGTCGAAGAACATGTTCGTGCAGATGCAGGAGCAGATGCAGAACCAGGCGAAGTCGATGTTCAGCACGTTCCCGTTCAAGCAACCGGGCGCGTCGGAGCCGGAAAAGAAGTAA
- a CDS encoding 3-ketoacyl-ACP reductase, protein MSQRIAYVTGGMGGIGTSICQRLLKDGFKVVAGCGPNSPRRVKWLEDQKALGYDFIASEGNVGDWDSTKEAFDKVKAEVGEIDVLVNNAGITRDVVFRKMTHEDWTAVIDTNLTSLFNVTKQVIDGMVERGWGRIVNISSVNGQKGQFGQTNYSTAKAGIHGFTMSLAQEVATKGVTVNTVSPGYIGTDMVKAIRPDVLEKIVATIPVRRLGGPEEIGSIVAWLASNDSGFATGADFSLNGGLHMG, encoded by the coding sequence ATGTCTCAGCGAATTGCGTACGTAACGGGCGGGATGGGCGGCATCGGCACCAGCATCTGCCAGCGCCTGTTGAAAGACGGCTTCAAGGTGGTCGCAGGTTGCGGCCCGAACTCGCCGCGCCGGGTGAAATGGCTCGAGGACCAGAAGGCGCTCGGGTACGATTTCATCGCGTCGGAAGGCAACGTCGGCGACTGGGACTCGACCAAGGAAGCGTTCGACAAGGTCAAGGCTGAAGTCGGCGAGATCGACGTGCTGGTCAACAATGCGGGCATCACGCGCGACGTCGTGTTCCGCAAGATGACGCACGAAGACTGGACCGCCGTGATCGACACCAACCTGACGAGCCTGTTCAACGTGACGAAGCAGGTGATCGACGGCATGGTCGAACGCGGCTGGGGCCGGATCGTCAACATCTCGTCGGTGAACGGCCAGAAGGGGCAGTTCGGCCAGACCAACTACTCGACCGCGAAGGCCGGTATCCACGGCTTCACGATGTCGCTCGCACAGGAAGTCGCGACGAAGGGCGTGACGGTCAACACCGTGTCGCCGGGCTACATCGGTACCGACATGGTGAAGGCGATTCGCCCGGACGTGCTCGAGAAGATCGTCGCGACGATCCCGGTGCGTCGTCTTGGCGGGCCGGAGGAAATCGGTTCGATCGTCGCGTGGCTCGCGTCGAACGATTCCGGTTTCGCGACGGGCGCCGACTTCTCGCTGAACGGCGGCCTGCACATGGGCTGA
- a CDS encoding acetyl-CoA C-acetyltransferase yields the protein MTDVVIVSAARTAVGKFGGSLAKIAAPELGATVIRAVLERAGVKPEQVSEVIMGQVLTAGSGQNPARQSLIKAGLPTAVPGMTINKVCGSGLKAVMLAANAIVAGDAEIVIAGGQENMSASPHVLPGSRDGFRMGDAKLVDTMIVDGLWDVYNQYHMGITAENVAKEYGITREEQDAFAALSQNKAEAAQKAGRFNDEIVPVAIPQRKGEPLQFATDEFVRHGVTAESLSGLKPAFSKDGSVTAANASGLNDGAAAVLVMSAQKAAALGLTPLARIKAYANAGVDPSVMGMGPVPASRRCLERAGWTPGDLDLMEINEAFAAQALAVHKQMGWDTSKVNVNGGAIAIGHPIGASGCRILVTLLHEMAKRDAKRGLASLCIGGGMGVALAVERP from the coding sequence ATGACGGACGTAGTGATCGTATCGGCCGCGCGGACCGCGGTCGGCAAATTCGGCGGTTCGCTTGCGAAGATTGCGGCGCCCGAACTGGGCGCGACGGTGATCCGCGCGGTGCTGGAGCGTGCGGGCGTGAAGCCCGAGCAGGTGAGCGAAGTGATCATGGGCCAGGTGCTGACGGCCGGTTCCGGGCAGAACCCGGCACGGCAGTCGCTGATCAAGGCCGGGCTGCCGACGGCAGTGCCGGGGATGACGATCAACAAGGTGTGCGGCTCGGGCCTGAAGGCCGTGATGCTGGCGGCGAACGCGATCGTCGCGGGGGATGCCGAGATCGTGATCGCGGGCGGCCAGGAGAACATGAGCGCGTCGCCGCACGTGCTGCCGGGCTCGCGCGACGGGTTCCGCATGGGCGACGCGAAGCTGGTCGACACGATGATCGTCGACGGCCTGTGGGACGTGTACAACCAGTACCACATGGGCATCACGGCGGAGAACGTCGCGAAGGAATACGGGATCACGCGCGAAGAGCAGGACGCCTTCGCGGCGCTGTCGCAGAACAAGGCGGAAGCCGCGCAGAAGGCCGGCCGCTTCAACGACGAGATCGTGCCGGTGGCGATTCCGCAACGCAAGGGCGAGCCGCTGCAGTTCGCCACCGATGAATTCGTGCGTCACGGCGTGACGGCGGAATCGCTGTCCGGGCTGAAGCCGGCATTCTCGAAGGACGGCTCGGTGACGGCGGCGAACGCGTCGGGGCTGAACGACGGTGCGGCGGCGGTGCTGGTGATGTCGGCGCAGAAGGCGGCGGCACTCGGCCTGACGCCGCTGGCGCGGATCAAGGCGTATGCGAACGCGGGCGTGGATCCGAGCGTGATGGGCATGGGCCCGGTGCCGGCCTCGCGCCGGTGCCTGGAGCGCGCGGGCTGGACGCCGGGCGACCTGGACCTGATGGAGATCAACGAGGCGTTCGCGGCGCAGGCGCTGGCGGTGCACAAGCAGATGGGCTGGGACACGTCGAAGGTGAACGTGAACGGCGGGGCGATCGCGATCGGCCACCCGATCGGCGCGTCGGGCTGCCGGATCCTGGTGACGCTGCTGCACGAGATGGCCAAGCGCGATGCGAAGCGCGGGCTGGCGTCGCTGTGTATCGGCGGCGGGATGGGCGTCGCACTCGCGGTCGAGCGTCCGTAA
- a CDS encoding PHA/PHB synthase family protein, whose product MTASKKSSTSAQAGTSTGSIGFDPAAQPMQQMFESWLNAWRGFADPARAATASATVNPFATFQFPTSFPFQMPSMPDFGAMASPFAGLKLPAAAIPPERLQALQADYARDCMALMQQAAAAKLESPELKDRRFSGDAWKASPAHAFAAAWYLLNARYLQELADALQTDPKTRERIRFTVQQWTAAAAPSNFLALNPDAQKSILETQGESLRQGMMNLLGDMQRGKISQTDESQFVVGKNLGCTEGAVVYENDLIQLIQYTPKTDKVFERPLLIVPPCINKFYILDLQPENSLVAHALSNGHQVFLVSWRNADASVAHKTWDDYMNEGLLAAIDAVQQVSGREQINTLGFCVGGTMLATALAVLAARGEHPAASMTLLTAMLDFTDTGILDVFVDEAHVQMREQTIGGKNGTQPGLMRGVEFANTFSFLRPNDLVWNYVVDNYLKGRTPAPFDLLYWNSDSTSLPGPMYAWYLRNTYLENKLREPGALTVCGESVDLTLIDVPTFIYGSREDHIVPWQTAYASTSILSGPLKFVLGASGHIAGVINPPAKKKRSYWVNDSDLPESADDWFAGATEQPGSWWTTWAEWLDQYGGRKVEPPAQPGTAQFPVIEPAPGRYVLQRD is encoded by the coding sequence ATGACAGCATCGAAAAAATCGTCGACGTCCGCTCAGGCGGGCACTTCCACGGGCAGCATTGGTTTCGATCCGGCCGCCCAGCCGATGCAGCAGATGTTCGAGTCGTGGTTGAACGCGTGGCGCGGTTTTGCAGATCCGGCACGCGCCGCGACTGCGTCGGCCACCGTGAATCCGTTCGCAACATTCCAGTTTCCGACATCGTTTCCGTTCCAGATGCCGTCGATGCCCGATTTCGGCGCGATGGCGTCGCCGTTCGCCGGGTTGAAGCTGCCGGCCGCCGCGATTCCGCCCGAGCGGCTGCAGGCGCTGCAGGCCGACTACGCGCGCGATTGCATGGCGTTGATGCAGCAGGCCGCCGCGGCGAAGCTCGAGTCGCCCGAACTGAAGGACCGCCGCTTCAGCGGCGATGCGTGGAAGGCGTCGCCGGCACATGCGTTCGCGGCAGCCTGGTATCTGCTCAACGCGCGCTATCTGCAGGAACTGGCCGACGCGCTGCAGACCGATCCGAAGACGCGCGAGCGCATTCGTTTCACGGTCCAGCAGTGGACGGCCGCGGCCGCGCCGAGCAACTTCCTCGCACTCAATCCCGACGCACAGAAATCGATCCTCGAGACGCAGGGCGAAAGCCTGCGGCAGGGGATGATGAACCTGCTCGGCGACATGCAGCGCGGCAAGATTTCGCAGACCGACGAATCGCAGTTCGTGGTCGGCAAGAACCTCGGGTGTACTGAAGGTGCGGTCGTCTACGAGAACGACCTGATCCAGCTGATCCAGTACACGCCGAAGACGGACAAGGTGTTCGAGCGGCCGCTGCTGATCGTGCCGCCTTGCATCAACAAGTTCTACATCCTCGACCTGCAGCCGGAGAATTCGCTCGTCGCGCATGCGCTGTCGAACGGCCATCAGGTGTTCCTCGTGTCGTGGCGCAACGCGGACGCATCGGTCGCGCACAAGACGTGGGACGACTACATGAACGAAGGGCTGCTCGCGGCGATCGACGCCGTGCAGCAGGTCAGCGGCCGCGAACAGATCAACACGCTCGGCTTCTGCGTCGGCGGCACGATGCTCGCGACCGCGCTCGCGGTGCTGGCCGCGCGCGGCGAACATCCGGCTGCGTCGATGACGCTGCTCACCGCGATGCTCGACTTCACCGACACCGGCATTCTCGACGTGTTCGTCGACGAGGCGCACGTGCAGATGCGCGAGCAGACCATCGGCGGCAAGAACGGCACGCAGCCGGGGCTGATGCGCGGCGTCGAATTCGCGAACACGTTCTCGTTCCTGCGGCCGAACGATCTCGTGTGGAACTACGTCGTCGACAACTACCTGAAGGGCCGCACGCCGGCGCCGTTCGACCTGCTGTACTGGAACAGCGATTCGACGAGCCTGCCGGGCCCGATGTATGCGTGGTACCTGCGCAATACCTATCTCGAGAACAAGCTGCGCGAACCTGGCGCGCTGACCGTGTGCGGCGAATCGGTCGACCTGACGCTGATCGACGTGCCGACCTTCATCTACGGCTCGCGCGAGGATCACATCGTGCCGTGGCAGACGGCCTACGCGTCCACGTCGATCCTGTCGGGCCCGCTGAAGTTCGTGCTCGGCGCGTCGGGACACATCGCGGGCGTGATCAATCCGCCGGCGAAGAAGAAGCGCAGCTACTGGGTCAACGACAGCGATCTGCCCGAATCGGCGGACGACTGGTTCGCCGGTGCCACCGAGCAACCGGGCAGCTGGTGGACGACCTGGGCCGAATGGCTCGACCAGTACGGCGGCCGCAAGGTGGAGCCGCCCGCCCAGCCCGGTACCGCGCAGTTCCCGGTGATCGAGCCGGCGCCGGGCCGCTACGTGTTGCAGCGCGATTGA
- the pgeF gene encoding peptidoglycan editing factor PgeF: MTNLAPMTWQDCVQPDWQVSPRVRALVTTRDGGLSEGPYGRWQGGDALPGGMNLGLHTGDDPAHVAGNRARLLALAGQSNAAWLEQVHGAQIVRADEVIAAAPAATAPVQADASVTDQTGAVCVVMVADCLPVLLCDAQGRAVGAAHAGWRGLAAGIVEQTAARVAALAGGATDALHAYLGPAIGPRAFEVGADVRDAFLDTAPHSEHDETRLAFIAIDGAPGKFLADLYALARLRLARAGVAHVSGGTACTVTEQDRFYSYRRDRVTGRMAAAIWLAD; the protein is encoded by the coding sequence ATGACGAACCTGGCGCCGATGACGTGGCAGGACTGCGTACAGCCCGACTGGCAGGTGTCGCCGCGCGTGCGCGCGCTGGTCACGACGCGCGACGGCGGGCTGAGCGAAGGCCCGTACGGGCGCTGGCAGGGCGGAGACGCGCTGCCGGGCGGCATGAATCTCGGCCTCCATACTGGTGACGACCCGGCCCATGTCGCCGGGAATCGCGCGCGTTTGCTGGCGCTGGCAGGCCAGTCGAATGCTGCGTGGCTCGAGCAGGTTCACGGCGCGCAGATCGTGCGTGCGGACGAGGTGATCGCGGCGGCACCCGCGGCTACGGCGCCGGTGCAGGCCGACGCGAGCGTCACCGACCAGACGGGTGCCGTCTGCGTCGTGATGGTCGCGGATTGCCTGCCCGTGCTGCTGTGCGACGCGCAGGGCCGCGCAGTCGGCGCCGCACATGCAGGCTGGCGCGGGCTGGCGGCCGGCATCGTCGAGCAGACCGCGGCGCGTGTCGCGGCACTTGCGGGCGGTGCGACGGACGCGCTTCATGCGTACCTCGGGCCGGCGATCGGCCCGCGGGCGTTCGAGGTTGGCGCCGACGTGCGTGACGCGTTTCTCGACACGGCCCCGCACTCGGAGCATGATGAAACCCGGCTTGCGTTCATCGCGATCGATGGCGCGCCGGGCAAGTTTCTCGCCGATCTCTATGCGCTCGCGCGCCTGCGTCTCGCGCGTGCGGGCGTTGCGCACGTGAGCGGCGGGACGGCCTGTACGGTCACCGAACAGGATCGTTTCTATTCGTACCGGCGCGATCGCGTGACGGGCCGCATGGCGGCGGCGATCTGGCTGGCCGATTGA